The sequence TGCGAAAATTTGAATATAAACCACCTCGCTTGCACAGTGGTCAATTGAGAACACCTACCACTTTCTATGAATATGAACCCAATCAAGGTCCTGAACCTGGCGAACAAGAAAAGCGCACTTTGTATGAATGCATGGCCAAGATTGATGAAGTGTGGTTGAAAGACGTGGAATTAGCCAAATCAAACGGCACGTTATCAGACATTACGATCACCATACGTGATCCATTACAGGAGTATGTACCGACTGATAAGCATTATATTTCGATTGAGCATCCACAGTACAAAAATAATCGATACAACGTTAAACATGTTCAGCCGGATCCACAAAACAATCGTTTTATTAATGTGATAGCGGAGTTGGTCACATGAGTGTGAAAATCAAAGGCCTAAATAATCTACTGTCGGACTTGGAAAACAAGTTAGGTAAACAAGCCATGCAACACATTAGTGATAAGGCCTTAGTCGAAGCAACAGACGAATTTGTCAAAGAACTAAAAAGAGAGTTTGAGACATTTAAGGACACAGGCGCAAGCATTGAGGAAATCACAGTAAAAGGACCTGTATGGGAAAATGGATCAAGGATTATGAAAGTTCACTGGCGTGGACCACATGATCGATATCGCATCATTCACTTAAATGAGTGGGGTACCATTAATAATCCGAATCCAGATGGTAAAGGTGCAATTGCAAGAGCGTTGAAAAATAGTGAGAAAGCTTATCGAAATGCGGTCAAGAAAGCGTTGAAAGGTGGTGTGTAATGGACATCTTAGACATGGTTTATAAAGCATTAATTGCTGATGCCTATATTTATGACCAAGCTTTTGGACGTATTAAGTTTTATGAATATCCTGAAACAGGGGATGTCGATAATCCATATATCGTGATTGATCCTATTGATACACCGACACCTAGTCAATATGCAGATGATCAATGGACAAAGCTAGATTTTTTACTACAGATTGACGTTTGGAGTCGAGATAGGAAATTAACTGAAGAGATCTCTGATAAGATTCGAGATGTCATATGGAAGACATTCCGATTCGCTCAGCGAGCAGGGCCAAAAGAATATGATCAAGGTGTTTTTCGTGATGCTAGGAGGTATCGCGGTTCTTTGTATAGAGAAGATTTAAATAATTTATAGGAGTGATGAAAAAATGGCAGGAGAAGAAAAGAACTATAGATCATCCACAGGCGTGGATGAATTTCACTATGGCATTGTAGGAGATGAATTAATTGCAGCTTCTATTGAACGAGTGAAGTTTTTGCAAAATATCACAGTGGAAATGCCGCAAGAAATTGTGCCAGCTTACGGCGATAACACTACTGCAGAATTAGCTGTTTCTAGTGGTGATGTTAGTGTTACATCTGGCTTTCATAAAATCCCTATTGAAGACAAACAGAATCTGTTAGGATGGGAATCTGTTGAGGGATTAACGGCAGCAGGTAGTAATGACAATCCACCATATGTCGCATGCGTATTTGCGAAAACTTATGAAGATGGTTCGACAGAATACGTAGGTTTACCGAAAGGTATTTTCACAAGACCATCAATTAACGGTAATACCAAAGGTGGAAGCACGGAGTTTTCGAGTGAAGAAATCACAGCGCAATTTATGGATCGACAAGTAACAGGTTTCTCAGAAGAAAAATCGGTTATATTTGCACGAGATGCTAAAGGAGACACCACTAATCGTGATGCTTTATTTCAAAAGGTGTTTGGCCAAGCATATCCAACAACGACAACTACTACTTCTAGCACTACGACGTCAACCACAGTCGGAGCATAATAGAGGATGAAGTATATACTTTGTCAGCCTGCTATATTACGTTTCAAATGGGAACTAGAAGTGTGCATTACTAGGTTGCAAAAATTAGGGATACAAGACATTATCCTCTTGTTTACGCAAGGGGATGATGATATTCCTAAATATTTCAAGTTTTTGGGTTGTGAAGTGCATGTTTATCAAGATAATCGAGCAGATAAGTCCTATATTCCGTCCATCAAACCCTATTTATGGATGATGTATCTAGAAGAAGATTCATCTAGAGAAAATGGATCTTATTTTTATTTAGACAGCGATGTGTTGTTGAGGGAAATTCCAAAAGTGAGACCGACCAAAAAAATGTGGTATGCATCGGATTGTAGAGGCTACATTGGTAATCAATATATCGATAGCAAGGGAGAACGTTTGCTAGAAGATATGTGTAGGGCGATTGGAATAGATCATCCATTCATTAGAAAAAAAGATCCAGTTGGTGGTGCACAATGGGCGATTAAAAATCCTTCTTATGCATATTGGAAAAAGGTATATCAAGATTCGATTACACTTTATAAACTGCTAGACCAAACCAACACGGATATTCAAAAATGGACAGCGGAGATGTGGGCGCAACTATGGAATGTGTATCATTTTGGCATAGATGTTAAAGTGCCTGAAGAAATGAATTTTTCTTGGCCAACAGATCCAGTACAGAAATATTATGAGACAAAAATTTTCCATAATGCCGGTGTAGTGGATGATCATCAATCTTTATTTTTTAAAGGGAAATATGTAGACCATACTCCGTTTGAGGATGACCTATCACATGTTAACCAGGAGAAAGCATCGATAAAATACGTTGAAGCAATTAAGGAGGTGCGACCATTGGCTAAAGCAAAATATATCGTACTAGAGAGTTTTAAAGACTTAGAAGAGGACAAGGACTATGAAAAGGATAAGCCTTTTCCGAGACCAGCTAATAAAAAAATAATTCAAGAACGATTAGACGAATTGGCATCATCTAATAACAAAGCAGGTAGACCATTAATTAAAAAGATCGAAGAGCAGGGTTAAAACCTTGCTCTTTCTATTTTAGGAGGAATAATCATCATGGCTAATTTAAAACGAAACATGTTAGAACTTGTGAAAAATCCAGAAGGCGTCTTAAAAGGCGACGAACCAGAAATTGAAAAAGTATGGACACCAGCATTTATTCCATTACGTGTAGCTCGCAATGCAATTGAAGTATGGCATGAAGTAGAAACAGATCGAACCATGTCCGAAGCAGACCGATTTGATAAAATTGCCGATTTCGTTGCTAACGAGGTATTCGCCGGCAAGATTACTACGGATGATATTTACAATCGTCTGCACGCTCCAGGAGGTCAAGACGTTTTAAAACAACAACTTATTTTTGTGGCACAAGGACAACAGTCAGATGACACAAAAAACTTCCTGGCGAAGAAAAGTTAACGGATGAGGACTTTTCTATCGCTAAACAGGCTGAATACTTAGATAAGCTCATCCTCAAATTAATGAACAGCGGGAAAGATATCAACGAGATACTAGAAATGCCTATTCATTATGTTGTGCAGCTGATGCAAGATAAAAACAAACCACAGAAAAAAGATTCACTTATTGCGGCTTTTGGTGGCTAGGAAAGGAGGGGAAAGTACATGCCTGAAAGAATAGAAGGTCTGTCCATTGAGCTTGATCTTGATTCAATGAAGGTCAATTCCGGTTTGAAAGATTTAAAATCTCAGTTGACGGTCGTAAATAGTGAAATGAAAGCTAACATGTCTGCCTTTGACCGTAGCGATAAATCGATTGAAAAATATGAAACACGATTAAGAGGCTTAAACCGAAAACTAGAAGTCCAACAGTCTGTGACAGAAAGCGCTCGTAAAACCTATGAAAAGATGGTTAAAGAGCATGGGGAAGGATCCAAAGAAGCACAAAAGGCAGCAAAAGAATATAACAACCAGGTTGCTTCTTTAAATAATCTAAGTCGTTATGTCGGACGAGTCGAAGATGATCTTGCGAAGCTAAAAGAAGAACAACGTATCTCTAATAGCAATTGGACCAAGATGGGAAACAAATTAGACAGTGCCGGCAATAAAATGCAAGCCTTTGGTGATCGAGTTTCTGGAGTTGGGAATGTGATGTCTACGACTTTGACACCTGCTGTTTTAGGTGCGGGTGCTGCCATGGGAGTCGTTGCTTCCAGTTACGAAGATTCTGCTGTCAAGATACAAAATTCTTTAGGTCTAACTGCAGAAGAAGCTAAAGAATTAACGGATATATCTCGTAATATTTATAAGAATGGTTTTGGTGAAAGTGCTGAGGAGATCGATCACGCATTATTACAAACCAAGCAAAACATACGAGATTTAAATAACGAAGATTTGGAACGAATAACCGAAAAAGCATTCTTATTAGCTGATACCTTTGAGTCAGACGTAAACGAGGTCACACGAGCTGGAAACAATGTCATGAAGGGTTTTGGTATTGAAGCAGACGAAGCCTTTGATTTGATGGCCAGAGGAGCGCAGAACGGTCTTAACTTCTCTAATGAAATGTTTGATAACCTGAGCGAGTATTCCACTTTATTTGCTAATATGGGTTATTCTGCAGAGGAGTATTTTGAGTTACTGCAAAAAGGAACCGATGCCGGCGTTTATAACTTAGATTATATTAACGACGTAATGAAGGAATTTCAGATCCGGATCAAGGATGGCAGTAAAACAACTACTGATGCTATGGGTGAACTATCTGAATCTACTCAGGAAGTATGGGAGCAATTTGAGGATGGTGATAAAACGGTAAAAGACATGTCCAACGCCGTATTGAAAGAATTGGAAGGTATGGACGATCAAGTAGCAGCTAATCAAATCGGTGTCGAGCTTTTCGGTACCAAGTGGGAAGATCTAGAATCAACTGCCATGTATTCGATGAGTGAAATTGGAGAAGGTATCGAAGACGTAGATGGCACCATGGACGATATGACCAAAAATGCAGAACAATCCATTTTGAAACAATGGAAGGCAACGTGGCGTGAAGCAAAAGAAGTCTTATTACCGGTTGGTGATACGCTTCTTGATTTTACACGTGATGTCCTACCAGATGTTAAAGATGGCATAGAAGATGTAACAGACTGGTTTGAAGAACTAGATGACGAAGGTAAAAAGAACATTGTCATGTTAGGTGGCATTGCTGCAGCTGCCGGTCCTGTATTATCTGTAGTTGGTGGTTTAAGTACAGGTATTGGTGGATTGATGAAAGTAACTGGTGGTTTATCTAAAGGTCTTGGTAAAGTTGGAGGTAAAGGATTACTTGGCAGGATAGGTCTCATGGGTGTTACTGGTGGTCCTGTTGGTTTAGCAATAGCAGGAGTAGGAGCGCTAGGAGTTGGTATCTACGCTTTAACAAGTAACACAGAAGATTTAAAAGAAGTTAATTTTGATGTAGTTAAGCAAATGGAAGAAGAAATAACAACTTTAGAAAACGTAACAACCAAATTTGACGAAATGAAAGAAGTTAATAAACTAACTAAAGATGAAATGCTTGAGTATATGGATACATTAGCTTTATTAGAGCAAACAAGTGCGCCTGACAAAGTAAAAGAATTAAAAACTAGACAAGAAGAGTTACTTGAGAAGTCAGGTTTTACAAATAAAGAAATGCAAACATTTATAGATTTAAATGATGATATTATCGAAAAGGCACCTGGGACTGCACAAGCTATAAGCAGTGAAGGAGAAGCTTATGTTGAAACTACGGAAGCAATTAAACAGTTAACAGAAGAAAAATTACGTGAACAACAGATAGCTGCAAGAAATGAATTATCAAAAGCACTTGAAAACGAAAAAACATTAATAGAAGAAAAGAATGCACTTGTTCAAGATAATATTGCACTTGAACAAGAATTAAATCGTTTAAGTGAAAAACGCCCTAAATTACAACAAGAATTATCATCAGAGCAAAGTAAATTAAATGGTTTGAACAGAGAATTAAAAGAACTAGAAGAAGATTCCTATAACATCGGGGGTGAAAAATGGCAGCAAAAGAAAGAAGAAGTAAGGCAACAGGAAATAGCAGTTTCTTTAGTACAAGCTGAGTATGATGGAGTTCGAAAACTAATAGATGGTAAGA is a genomic window of Gracilibacillus salinarum containing:
- a CDS encoding phage head-tail adapter protein — encoded protein: MRKFEYKPPRLHSGQLRTPTTFYEYEPNQGPEPGEQEKRTLYECMAKIDEVWLKDVELAKSNGTLSDITITIRDPLQEYVPTDKHYISIEHPQYKNNRYNVKHVQPDPQNNRFINVIAELVT
- a CDS encoding DUF3168 domain-containing protein, whose protein sequence is MDILDMVYKALIADAYIYDQAFGRIKFYEYPETGDVDNPYIVIDPIDTPTPSQYADDQWTKLDFLLQIDVWSRDRKLTEEISDKIRDVIWKTFRFAQRAGPKEYDQGVFRDARRYRGSLYREDLNNL
- a CDS encoding major tail protein, encoding MAGEEKNYRSSTGVDEFHYGIVGDELIAASIERVKFLQNITVEMPQEIVPAYGDNTTAELAVSSGDVSVTSGFHKIPIEDKQNLLGWESVEGLTAAGSNDNPPYVACVFAKTYEDGSTEYVGLPKGIFTRPSINGNTKGGSTEFSSEEITAQFMDRQVTGFSEEKSVIFARDAKGDTTNRDALFQKVFGQAYPTTTTTTSSTTTSTTVGA
- the gpG gene encoding phage tail assembly chaperone G translates to MANLKRNMLELVKNPEGVLKGDEPEIEKVWTPAFIPLRVARNAIEVWHEVETDRTMSEADRFDKIADFVANEVFAGKITTDDIYNRLHAPGGQDVLKQQLIFVAQGQQSDDTKNFLAKKS
- the gpGT gene encoding phage tail assembly chaperone GT, giving the protein MPIHYVVQLMQDKNKPQKKDSLIAAFGG
- a CDS encoding phage tail tape measure protein, which gives rise to MKDLKSQLTVVNSEMKANMSAFDRSDKSIEKYETRLRGLNRKLEVQQSVTESARKTYEKMVKEHGEGSKEAQKAAKEYNNQVASLNNLSRYVGRVEDDLAKLKEEQRISNSNWTKMGNKLDSAGNKMQAFGDRVSGVGNVMSTTLTPAVLGAGAAMGVVASSYEDSAVKIQNSLGLTAEEAKELTDISRNIYKNGFGESAEEIDHALLQTKQNIRDLNNEDLERITEKAFLLADTFESDVNEVTRAGNNVMKGFGIEADEAFDLMARGAQNGLNFSNEMFDNLSEYSTLFANMGYSAEEYFELLQKGTDAGVYNLDYINDVMKEFQIRIKDGSKTTTDAMGELSESTQEVWEQFEDGDKTVKDMSNAVLKELEGMDDQVAANQIGVELFGTKWEDLESTAMYSMSEIGEGIEDVDGTMDDMTKNAEQSILKQWKATWREAKEVLLPVGDTLLDFTRDVLPDVKDGIEDVTDWFEELDDEGKKNIVMLGGIAAAAGPVLSVVGGLSTGIGGLMKVTGGLSKGLGKVGGKGLLGRIGLMGVTGGPVGLAIAGVGALGVGIYALTSNTEDLKEVNFDVVKQMEEEITTLENVTTKFDEMKEVNKLTKDEMLEYMDTLALLEQTSAPDKVKELKTRQEELLEKSGFTNKEMQTFIDLNDDIIEKAPGTAQAISSEGEAYVETTEAIKQLTEEKLREQQIAARNELSKALENEKTLIEEKNALVQDNIALEQELNRLSEKRPKLQQELSSEQSKLNGLNRELKELEEDSYNIGGEKWQQKKEEVRQQEIAVSLVQAEYDGVRKLIDGKTEEYSENQNNLESKREQLKQTEGLVAEYEQLILAQVDVNAERGKGLEALDSEIAKQLEIRNGLRQQKEDGELTTQEYTRRVQEAQNEIDKLRDAKGELQTINELAKTDVYSGRISDIQREDKELGDVKNSANDINSLLGKDINKNVDVDDNGTADKVHDEATKKGNKNVDVSLARRNSIWDLIPSSVNVGINLIGGALGFAKGTDSHPGGVSWLGEEGPELVKHNNKWAMASLGLYDVPKGAQVFTNKETTKMISPIPGFASGISPAGEADRIIHSLRNNPFNKLLALLGKQSNTQTQPSRTNNSATDYTKDLLNATLQQNEILMQLLAKDTNPIIDVRSLGKGLEPVITETQTRKQKVREKFGV